In Brassica napus cultivar Da-Ae chromosome A3, Da-Ae, whole genome shotgun sequence, the sequence CTACTTTGGACTTTTCAATGAGCTTGTAACCAACTCCATTACGATGCAGCTCTTTCGCAACACAGACGTTGCTCAAGTATGCCCTCGCAAAATCCACACTAAACCCCTATATAACAAAAAGGACTATAAGCTTGTCTACTATCacattgaagatttttttttgtttttttgttatatacaaAGTTTGGTAACATCAAATACATACCTCTGGTTTTGTTCCAGCGATTTCATCAGGAAGCCAACGGCATTGGTTAAGATCAAGGCTCCCCACCACAACTCTGTCTTCTATCCCATCAGAATACTGAAGAAACAGATGAAGCATAGCACAAATCCATATCAAACCCCAAAGCAACAATGAAATATTGGTCTATATAACCCAAATTTTTTAAGAGGAAATGTAAATAAACACAAAacctccaaatttttaaaaacaaaattttattaatttttttactaaattgtgTATAATACTTAAAATTTAAAGGCTGATCCTGCCCTCACATTTATGAAAGGAAGCCTCTTCAAAGTCCCTTGAAAAAAAGTCTTCTATTATACTAACTCTACTGGGATGCCACTGGTAATAATACAAGATGAGCAAATGAAAAGACAGACCTTACATGCAGAGCATAAATCCTCAGAAGAGGTTGATAGTTGAGATAGTGGAAGAGTAGCATTTACGCAGGACACCCTCGTAAAACCTTCCCTCTTCCCTGAAACTCTCTCCTTAAGCGCTTCGAACTCACGCTCCGCCAAGTATTTTCTGTGATCCTAAAAGAAACTTAAACAGCAAAACGTAATATCAGCTCAAGAACATAAGGATAAAACCCATCAAAGAGAAACACTTTCAAGACTTcttgaatatgtatatatacactcCCAAAGTCCAAAACCAAAGATACCAAACATATGTAATAGGGAGAAGAACTGACTTGGATATTGAAAGAAGAAGGGTTGAGTTCGTTGAAGGTCCGCACGCGGAGGCAAGCTGCAGCCCAAAGCTCGTCCTCAGACACTGTTTCGGATATGACGATCGCTGACCTGTCGATCGCTGGAGCAAGAATGTGTGAGGCGGAGATAGGACGTAACCGGAGCCTATAGGAAGGAGAAGACCGGACTCCATCTGTGTTTGACTTGCTGAAAATGGCGACAGAGCATGAAGGAAGAGACGATGAACAGAGAAACGCCATTTTCTGGTGGACTAACCATGTCCTCAGCTTCTTGCTAAGCTACAAGCTCCAATATCTAGGCCCAATGGGcccacaatttttttcttttttaacattttcaatTTGTTTGTCTACCTGAAAATTTAATCTGAATGACCAGAATTTACATTCgtcacaaaacaaaaaacaaattctaCGAATTTGAACATACGGAACAACTGCAAGCGGTccaaataataacaaaaaatacagATACatataaatctatactattatttgcgaagtaagtTTTTGGAATCgaactctcacgttaaaagttagagtggttaatatcgtttatactcttaatgaataaaatgtataagtaaattaaaaaataaaaacgaaattttaatttatataattagataattgattaaaattaataatgtagaaacccgttaaaaaaataaaaaaaaaattatgtagtggtcataccgcgggcaatggatggtcgaagaattgatcatgggtgaaccataagctgctggaccatggttagaaaagtgttagattgatcagaaggctgttttggaagcataacatttttggaagcacgacggtttagaagctcgacgtttttgaagactgacgtttcttcatcacgaagttttctcggaatatctccgtatcagtaaaatattattctgaagacattataagtcggaagcaggacgggaattaagcaggacgggaagcaagcacgacgggattgaagcacgacgggaaaacccgaagttgggcgaaaaccctaatttcggtattacgaaattctttgaggaagccggaggctcggaaaatatttttaaaggatatcagacatcatctgtagtttattaaaaatattcagagaatcagaatgggagcggaaaaatattcgggattgatcgcgggtcagaaattcacaagaaggatcgaaatcgcgcaaagaaaccgagaagctcgaggtggcttgatcagaagggataagaacgtggtggcaactgtctaactagctgagtgtcaagagaagctcgaggtgtcgccgtgcatggaagctgcacatgcagcttgacatgtaggagcacgaggtggattagcaagcacgagatgtcgcgacgcatgcaaccgaagcatgctgatcgacatgtgtgtgatgctgtggcgccttgcatgagctccagtcatgcagcctgacatctgggaggagtggtggcgtccggCATGTGttctggacatgcagccagccatgtggagcacgaggtgtcgccgtgcatgcgtccggagccatgcggagcgacacacgggctgccaccaacctgaagctgattggctggtgtctcctataaataccccacgaccccagctcatttcttcacatccagacctgtccaaacaaagttaaaaccttgagagaaaagtagaaaaagaaatcaagtgattccgagctatttcgagagttttagagagttttcgagatcagttctctattgatttcgagtcatcgccttgggaaggttctgtccaactgaaggtcaatcaagtgaagatcagatcagatgggagtcaagtcaacgtggctatagagagagagagagaaaggaagtgatcgattctagagtatggtcgattctgaagaccgatactccaccgagaaggccagttccgtccaatcggcgattctctacgattgtgacgcggaagctctgtccaattcaattcgtccaagccagtcatattctatgatggtctagtggaggtgctgcccagagttagttcagaaccacgggttcagatcagtcgaagttctgctcgatactccgcgggaagtccgaagaactgtccagaagctagaggaggttctgtccgagtccagatcagcctgtcgaggcctgtcaacttcttcatggtgaagccaaggttgtgtccaagacaagatcagtccattccagtccagtcaaggcgtccattgggttttggccaagtcttctccgatcaaccagctgcttctcgcctagaacactgtgagttggtttgtgtgaattccacttggaatttagggtagttttgtgagttggtttgtttgaattccacttggaatttagggtagatcgagtctgcatatagattagaatgatcacgctattgaatggtagagtccttagggttattttatttatggaaccggactcagtttagcaagggctaagctgagatgaatggaattaagactgagttgataacctgattaggactaagattaggatgcatcatgttttctattcttgcgtgttgatatggttgagtgcaggttcccgttatctttaaagatagtttttCAGCGgaaggctggactatctgggtaacggtttgattgagttgtTTAGTATTCATATTGTTGTTTAGTTGTTTAGTagttaggccatataggccggactactggtactatggttagtcttgtggagtcgagtgtctagttaggatctggaactctatctttaggttaggttctagattgagtttgtgttgtgtgagtgtgccgacagtatgtgcgtaacccgcccatactaggcttgtgtaggggtgattagtgtttcctcggcttcgtacccagcgggttcaaggaaaccccttattcgctggatcgggaagactcagagagacgggatcatggcctatggctgagtgattacacgacggtgtaatgtggcagtgacccgaaggactgtgggctgtcgcgcggtgacccgaatgactgtgggccgcggtcggttgaaagttccttcttctggcctttgtggtagggagataggatattgccgatagagaggaggaacacgaagtcaccagggcccaggttagagtgttgtgttagagtgtcgtagagggttatggaaccctcgagttagtgtagcaccgatatacggttttacaagttagatcgagtcgtagttactcatagtcttattattgtgattgtgtttgtggttgattgatttgcttgcaggttctgacgttaagtctaagtctggtttaggtaccggattaggcttgatgtgtatttcgttagtgtaggcctgacgttggcctgtatgtgtttgagtgattgcttgtgaagggtggtggatattaaagctatgcggtatcattggttggccgatcatgttcttgtttgattgttggtcgatcgattaatgaaacttgtatagtctaagtgtctaacactacatgagtattgaactcaggcgtatatatggttaactagggattgcttgttgacttgttttaatgcaggttcccgttacttgaagctagatcatggcaggaggccaagtctaacttagtaacggtttgcttagccttagcttttattgcatgctagggctagattgattgttattttgggttgtctgggtagagtctaggttgcgggtagaggccgccagctcactgagtaatactagattactcatccaactccgttgtcctttttgcaggtcgctttaggtaaggatgatcggatagcttcgtgctggacgttaggaccgccggtgtagattttcatgccttttgtaaacggtattgtgaattgtgttatgttgactcgatttggcattaggcccagtcttgaattattcaatgtatgaatatttcttgaatcaataaaagtaattgttttatatgcgcttcatgagtactctgatatttgactagtccggtctaacacaacgttaggtcgaggtacgggttgaaaagccttaggccttgatctaacggaaaacgctaactctaggtacgggttgcaaagccttatgccttgacgcagcgggacgagttagtggatgaactggtctaggtcgtggagtaaagtttgtgactctgaccggattgtccctagcccgtcacgtagcgcttccggaccatggtgttgggttggacggtcagtcatgttcttgtttgattgttggctggccggtcggctcattcatctctaaccctgggtgttggacggtcgatcggtcatgttcttgtttgattgttggccggttgatcgaccatatgtctaggacggttcgggggtgttacagaggtggtatcagagcatggtttcgtccatgcttccggaactcatgatttaatcggttttaaatatttatcgagtcaaaatgagtcacaaaaggcattagggaaaccggtcacgtccagcgataggatttgtggttctaggaaattaggattgagatagtggaatctagaactgttaggttgcttgggtagaactgttaggttgcttgggtagaactgttaggttgctggttagaattgcggttaggttgcattgttagtattttctaggttagtagattatttgattaattgtctactaacttgcatgttaagtgttcttttgagttgcagcgagtaagtatgtttgttgatcggaactttaagggatgaaaaccttaaagtggagggagttcaaggccaaacccaaacccgaagcgaaagaggagagacagattcagagaactgggctgtggtatggactggacagatgggaggaaacaagacttcattggggaaggacttcatcagtaatTGGGAAGACAAAGATCGAGaaaggatttgaggaatctggacaagaTAGTATCATGGGCAATGAGGGTGTTATGGCAGAGTAAAAGAAAGAGGATGACTCAGTGATCATTCCAGTGATGAGATATGAAGACAATTGTGGAGGCTTTGAAGAGGACACTCAAGGAACCGTGGTGGACAGCgtaaagaggttatggagatgagtggagaatgttgtgaagacgagcaattgcgcaaccaagaattcgaggacgaattctattaagggggggagaatgtagaaacccgttaaaaaaaaaaaaaatttatttagtgGTCATACCGCAGGCAAtggatggtcgaagaattgatcatgggtgaaccataagctgctggaccatggttagaaaagtgttagattgatcagaaggatgttttggaagcataacatttttggaagcacgacggtttagaagctcgacgtttttgaagactgacgtttcttcatcacgaagttttctcggaatatcttcgtatcagtaaaatattattctgaagacattataagtcggaagaaggacgggaattaagcaggacgggaagcaagcacgacgggattgaagcacgacgggaaaacccgaagttgggcgaaaaccctaatttcggtattacgaaattctttgaggaagccggaggctcgggaaatatttttaaaggatatcagacatcatctgtagtttattaaaaatattcagagaatcagaatgggagcggaaaaatattcaggattgatcgcgggtcagaaattcacaagaaggatcgaaatcgcgcaaagaaaccgagaagctcgaggtggcttgatcagaagggataagaatgtggtggcaactgtctaactagctgagtgtcaagagaagctcgaggtgtcgccgtgcatggaagctgcacatgcagcttgacatgtaggagcacgaggtggattagccaagcacgagatgtcgcgacgcatgcaaccgaagcatgctgatcgacatgtgtgtgatgctgtggcgccttgcatgagctccagtcatgcagcctgacatctgggaggagtggtggcgtcctgcatgtgtcctggacatgcagccagccatgtggagcacgaggtgtcgccgtgcatgcgtccggagccatgcggagcgacacacgggctgccaccaacctgaagctgattggctggtgtctcctataaataccccacgaccccagctcatttcttcacatccagacctgtccaaacaaagttaaaaccttgagagaaaagtagaaaaagaaagcaagtgattccgagctatttcgagagttttagagagttttcgagatcagttctctattgatttcgagtcatcgccttgggaaggttctgtccaactgaaggttaatcaagtgaagatcagatcagatgggagtcaagtcaacgtggctataaagagagagagagaaaggaagtgatcgattctagagtatggtcgattctgaagaccgatactccaccgagaaggccagttccgtccaatcggcgattctctacgattgtgacgcggaagctctgtccaattcaattcgtccaagccagtcatattctatgatggtctagtggaggtgctgcccagagttagttcagaaccacgggttcagatcagtcgaagttctgctcgatactccgcgggaagtccgaagaactgtccagaagctagaggacgttctgtccgagtccagatcagcctgtcgaggcctgtca encodes:
- the BNAA03G48960D gene encoding uncharacterized protein BNAA03G48960D, encoding MAFLCSSSLPSCSVAIFSKSNTDGVRSSPSYRLRLRPISASHILAPAIDRSAIVISETVSEDELWAAACLRVRTFNELNPSSFNIQDHRKYLAEREFEALKERVSGKREGFTRVSCVNATLPLSQLSTSSEDLCSACKYSDGIEDRVVVGSLDLNQCRWLPDEIAGTKPEGFSVDFARAYLSNVCVAKELHRNGVGYKLIEKSKVVAREWGITDMYVHVTVVNEAAKRLYMKSGFVQESAEPAWQARYLNRPQRLLLWLSLPTS